From Camelina sativa cultivar DH55 chromosome 5, Cs, whole genome shotgun sequence:
GCTAGGTAAGATCCTATAAtcgttaaaaaatatatgtggtacatataatttatatattaaatttaaatactaaTATATGAAATCGAATCTGAGAATCTTTCACAATTCTTTTTCTAGATTAAGAACACAAAGAGAACTCAGATAGTTACTAGAACAAGGATCCTAAATCTAATACAAAACAAGCTTCAAAGAAACACCAAAACCCCAAAATCGATGCTAAGAGATATAGAACAACACGACGACATCAAAGGAAACAATCAAATTCAACAACGACGCAACAAAACCACACAAATCAGAGATCGGAACACACCAAAACGGCAGAGACTAGAAACAACATAATATCGCAAAATTCTAAAAGCGTATAATAGAataagattcaaaacaaaaacaaaaaatcgaaTCTGAGACCGACCATAACACGAAATCGTGAAAAAGCGAGATCCGAAATggtttaaaaaagaagaagaagaagaagatgagatgagATTGAGACTAAACTAACCATCTCCATCTTTGTCGAAGAGGCTAAAAGCTTCCTTAAACTCAGAGATCTGTTCATCTGTTAGCTGATCCGccatagcttcttcttctttttcttcttcttcgatttagAGAGacgaaatgatttttttttctttttcttctgtacTCTTTGTGGAAGctgtgaacaaaaaaatatcttagcAACCGACAAAAACAATTATACGAcgctaagaaaaagaaaaaaaaaagtaaaaaggaaattaaataataaattagttaatCATGTGATTAGTTAACGTGGGACTTGAGGGGAAGGAAGCCCAACAAAGGCCCTTTGGATACACCTAGCTGCTAAAAGGCTTCAATGATTACATATAcagtagtaatatatatttttcagagaagattttttttttttgtcaactaattatttttggggtttaaagataattattatgagaaaaaaacaaaaaattggccATCAAAATTTCTTCcttatactaaaaaaattgcACAATTTACACATTTTACAATAATAGTTTTTCAATTTAGAATAATCAATAGAGATTTTCTTAgaaatgtttcttttaatatatataatttcaaaaacacTCAATTCAGCGactcattttaaaatttataaaattaataagtaaTGGTAGTAAGTTAGTAACTATTTGAAAACTCGAATCCaaatatttgtaagttttataaatctatatatacatttttggagacatttatagaATAAATCATGTAATTGACACTTATTTACAAGTATgccattttcattaattatttatttgtttttaatttaattaattaatattaagttttgattttagaaaacaagatttctcatcctaataaaatttccaaaacaataggaacaactccctttaacattaagtattaagttaataattagttttcttaatattaagtttccaattttacaaaacaatatgaatTAATTCTATAAACACACATAATATTTTCCTTCTATAAATcactacttatttaattttatgttataaaacaataaacatcaaacaaaatactttctacactaactaatatatctctatatttgtaagtttacttttttaaaaatacaaattaaatattagttattaatatagttaatctacaaaacaaataacaatttatttttattaaaaatagctctgcggtgtaccgcggatgAATATCTAGTATAAATTaaaacccgttttttttttttttcatagctTGTAGAATTACGAATTTTGGTCTAAAATCTGtgattcattaattaattaaaaaagaaacattaactACATGTTTCTCAATTGCTAAATTCAACTGAGTGATTGTTTTCCTTAATTTATCTAAACATCAACAGATATACAGATGCATAGGCATGTGGAGAAGGTTACTATCACAggagaatcaaagaaaaaggtGAAACATTTGTTGATTCTTTGATTGCTCTCTTCTCTTGTATCAAAAGAGAATAGGACCCCAAAATGACTTGTCCCTAAATTGGGTTCCACTAACTACAATCATGCCAAAATTCaccattttcaaaatcaaaattactgtttaattttggtttttgcctatcaataaacaataataaattaattactacatctaatcaaatttaaaaaaaaacttatcattGTGTTAATTAGCGCTATAACGAAATATGAAAATGACCTTTCCGATTACCTTCGGTTCATCCGCTCCTCCCTCTGTCACTGTCTCTACTcactcagcttcttcttcgtcccaCAAGCATTACAACACACAAAAGTAGCGTCTCCAAAACGCGGATCTCTGCGTTTCCCTTTTGCGTTTTCCGACCATGGCTCTCCAAGCCGCTTCCACGTTCTGTTTCTCCGGTCCAACTTTCCGATCAACTCCGTACTCACTCACTTCAAACCGTCGTAGCATCTCCATCAaagctacttcttcttcttcttcttcttcaagaatctCCAATTCACGATCTAATCTCAAAGGTTCCACacattttttgcttttgttatcTCAAATTCTCATAAAACtctggaaaaaaaacaacagaacaGAACTGTTCTTGAAACCGTTGTTAGATCTATGCATGTCTTTAAACCCTAAGTAttagattagtttttttaaatctaattgGTTCTTATTAATTCCTTAAATTGTATACATgtttttgtacttgttttttgAAGGAAGAGCATTGTCTAGTGAAGGTTCAACACAAGAGTCTCCAGATGTGGTTTGTTTTGGGGAAATGCTAATTGATTTTGTACCGACGACTAGTGGACTTTCATTAGCGGATGCACCGGCTTTTAAAAAGGCTCCAGGTGGTGCACCTGCTAATGTAGCTGTTGGTATTGCTCGTCTTGGTGGTTCTTCAGCTTTCATTGGCAAGGTTgagtacaaaaacaaaacctctgtgtgttctttgttttgatttgtttttttttttttttttataaagattttggtAACTGTTGTGCTGCACAGGTTGGTGAAGATGAGTTTGGTTATATGCTTGCGAATATTTTGAAAGATAACAACGTGAACAATGAAGGTATGCGGTTTGATCCTGGTGCAAGAACTGCTTTAGCTTTTGTGACTTTGACTAGTGAAGGTGAAAGAGAGTTTATGTTTTATCGAAACCCGAGTGCTGATATGTTGTTAGAAGAGTCTGAGCTTGATCTTGATTTGATTAAAAAGGTAACTCTGATGAACATGCAGCAAACCACATGTCAGTTTCAGTTTTCATTGTCTAACAGTTTTACATTTGATCTTGTGGTAGGCGAAGATATTCCATTACGGTTCAATAAGTCTTATCACAGAACCGTGCAAGTCTGCGCACATAGCTGCCTCAAAGGCTGCTAAGGAAGCTGGTGTTATTCTTTCTTATGACCCAAACCTTAGGCTCCCGTTGTGGCCTTCTGCAGACAATGCTAGAGATGAGATTCTGAGCATTTGGGACACTGCTGATATTATAAAGGTTATCTTTATAGGATACATTTGTGTTCTTATCTTTCCCTTTTTGTTCTCAAGTACTGAAACTTGTTGTCTCTGTTTGATAAAATGTTTTCAAGATAAGCGAAGAGGAGATCGTCTTTCTAACGAAAGGAGAAGATCCGTATGATGATAATGTCGTCCGCAAGTTGTTCCATCCTAAGCTTAAACTACTCCTTGTCACTGAAGGTCCTGAAGGCTGTCGGTACTACACCAAGGTGTGTATGGGAATCAGAACTAAGTATTTATAGGCTTTCATACTTAAGGTTTAATGAACATACCACTTAGAAATCTTTTCCAATGTACAGGATTTTAGCGGGAGAGTGCATGGATTGAAGGTGGATGTAGTGGACACAACAGGTGCTGGTGATGCATTTGTTGCCGGGATACTATCTCAGCTAGCCAATGATCTCTCCTTGCTTCAGGTAACctcatttctcattttaaaCTAGATGTAGCAGTTTGGTTAGAGAGGGTTAGATTTATAAGGCTGACTCGGCAGATTGATTAAGGTGATGGATTTGGTAGAGAGCATAGAAAACACACATAAGCTGAGAAAACCGAATTGTTTCAGGACGAAGAGCGACTGAGAGAAGCGCTAATGTTTGCTAATGCATGCGGGGCATTAACAGTTAAACAGAGAGGTGCAATCCCGGCTCTTCCCACCAGAGAAGCTGTACATGAGGCTCTACTCCAATCTGTTGTTTAACCATTCATTCAGTAACACACCACCAATATGAGAAACGATTGCTTTCTTCGCAGCAGATTTTGTAGGTCtgcattttgttgttgtaaaattGTTGTATAATGTTTACTCGTCATTGTTTGTATTCTAGTAGCTTGTAGAGGTAATAAGCCTTTTGAAATAATTCATAATCGTTGAGCCAAGCACTTCAATCTCTCTGTTGGTCTTTGTAACTCTCGGTAATTCATAGAACCAAAGAGAAGATGCAAACTGTTCCACAacgaaaatatttgttttttttttctgttagtCTACCTTGATGTAgatataaaatagtatattacaAGATTCAATATGAAGTCGAAACGCTTGAACaattccaagaagaagaagaagaaactttctaGTCAAGAACTTGATAATATATGATATCTAGTTAGTATTGTTTCTCAAGAATCCAATAGAACACGTAATTAAGCTTTGGATTGAAAAAACACTAATGAGATATCTTCTTGATTTTATAGGACATGAGGGAACTAAAGGACAAGAAACctgtgttcaaaaaaaaaaaaggacaagaaACCATGAGTATTCAGTAATCAGTTCAATGGCATTTTAACTTGTTTGGTTAAACTATACATAACTATCACATTGCATCTCCAAACTTGGTATTCGTTCTCGATCGAGGTCACCTGCATTTACGATTTTGTTCAATTATAGATCATACAAAATTAATCATGTCAAACAGAACAATCTAATGGTCGGTTGAATATTCAAACATAAGTGAGtcattacatatttattaaagaAGTGTTGTATCCTAATGCAAGAAAACCAcgttatattatataaaaaaatgaactatGTTGTTGAATTTGAAATGTATGCTTTGATTTTCTAGTCTACCTCTTTAACTTCATTTCTCTATAAGTACAACAACTTAAAGATGCCCAAAGTGTAATCGAATAGGAGCAATGGCAATGAAGAAAACACAAATAGCTTCACTTCTTCCAAGTTTGCTTCTTATACTTTTATCTCTATCCTTTCATGATCCAGTCAAGGCAGCTAGACTCCACCACTACGGTCAGTTNttttttttttttttttttttttgtgaaaatttagtatatattataaatttggaaCTTTTAGTAATCAAAATGGAGGCTTTATTCGTATAAAAGTTTGAACTACCTGCTttcaatttttacattttttcaaCTTACATATTGACGAGAAATGTATTTGTGAAATTAATTAAAGTACTATGTTTGAAAACAAAGTTTAGCtaacacaaaattaattaacaaaaaattaaccctaaatatttttttgaaaattaaccctaaatattttaacaaataattaaatcacTTTTTACTAAACATAAAACTCAGATAAATTCACTTcctactattttaaaaataaatcaaattcacGATTTTCATTTTATACTTTTCTAAAATCAAAGTTAGCATTCACCTgcctgtatatatatttaaaatctatCAATTAGAATTAGAATATTACAAGA
This genomic window contains:
- the LOC104787564 gene encoding probable fructokinase-6, chloroplastic isoform X1, with amino-acid sequence MALQAASTFCFSGPTFRSTPYSLTSNRRSISIKATSSSSSSSRISNSRSNLKGRALSSEGSTQESPDVVCFGEMLIDFVPTTSGLSLADAPAFKKAPGGAPANVAVGIARLGGSSAFIGKVGEDEFGYMLANILKDNNVNNEGMRFDPGARTALAFVTLTSEGEREFMFYRNPSADMLLEESELDLDLIKKAKIFHYGSISLITEPCKSAHIAASKAAKEAGVILSYDPNLRLPLWPSADNARDEILSIWDTADIIKISEEEIVFLTKGEDPYDDNVVRKLFHPKLKLLLVTEGPEGCRYYTKDFSGRVHGLKVDVVDTTGAGDAFVAGILSQLANDLSLLQDEERLREALMFANACGALTVKQRGAIPALPTREAVHEALLQSVV
- the LOC104787564 gene encoding probable fructokinase-6, chloroplastic isoform X2, encoding MALQAASTFCFSGPTFRSTPYSLTSNRRSISIKATSSSSSSSRISNSRSNLKGRALSSEGSTQESPDVVCFGEMLIDFVPTTSGLSLADAPAFKKAPGGAPANVAVGIARLGGSSAFIGKVGEDEFGYMLANILKDNNVNNEGMRFDPGARTALAFVTLTSEGEREFMFYRNPSADMLLEESELDLDLIKKAKIFHYGSISLITEPCKSAHIAASKAAKEAGVILSYDPNLRLPLWPSADNARDEILSIWDTADIIKISEEEIVFLTKGEDPYDDNVVRKLFHPKLKLLLVTEGPEGCRYYTKDFSGRVHGLKVDVVDTTGAGDAFVAGILSQLANDLSLLQID